The proteins below are encoded in one region of Bacteroides uniformis:
- a CDS encoding hybrid sensor histidine kinase/response regulator transcription factor: MFHLLCISEERDLLKEGNQYFIDTFQNIRNPISLIKTPLGAVYEGDCPEDIKKELAVALHHIGGLEQHLIALMELKRLFGNSGSLVVAEHEIGAFMRKKVSFLQSHVAGLQMKLDLVPDFDYASAWFDPGKISPVIDRFVLSAIECSLPETHLSMQVSLKGDYWAIRIKDTGNKRFLKCCRWYSSRLPILRPLHGKQYGMGGVFFDKLMNICDGKILTLEKEALLRFPIRCSCAVSGGDTSLNIPDTFQVNESEIAFHGFSKKKNMDRPLVILADNDKGFKDYLEKRLSECFVVRSFDDGQEALEVICEEYPDLVICDIMLKGMSGEELSSKLKTSRDTSFIPVILMGAHIDVKRREKRCSSQADLFVCKPFNLEDLKVEISILINNSRFLRKTFLQKVFGEDFLTKPMERAQQDANLAFLNEVKLYIMENMDKEDLTVDDIASRMCMSRTTFYNKWKLLTGEAPKYLISRIRMEKARELLESGKFSVTMVAEMVGMRNLKNFRGRYKEYFGKTPKEFMKKV; this comes from the coding sequence TTGTTCCATTTACTCTGTATCAGTGAAGAAAGAGATTTACTGAAAGAGGGAAATCAGTATTTCATTGATACCTTTCAAAACATACGTAATCCCATTTCTTTGATTAAGACACCGTTAGGGGCAGTTTACGAAGGAGACTGTCCGGAAGACATAAAGAAGGAACTGGCTGTTGCACTTCATCATATAGGCGGGCTGGAGCAGCACTTGATAGCGTTGATGGAGTTGAAACGACTATTTGGCAATTCTGGTAGCCTGGTAGTTGCAGAACATGAAATCGGCGCATTTATGAGGAAGAAAGTGTCTTTTTTACAGTCTCATGTGGCCGGGTTACAGATGAAGCTGGATTTGGTTCCGGATTTTGACTATGCAAGCGCTTGGTTTGATCCGGGAAAGATATCTCCGGTTATCGACCGGTTTGTATTGAGTGCCATCGAGTGTTCTCTGCCGGAAACGCATCTCTCGATGCAGGTTTCGTTGAAGGGAGATTACTGGGCAATCAGGATTAAGGATACAGGCAACAAGCGATTTCTGAAATGTTGCAGATGGTACTCGTCGCGGCTTCCTATTCTGCGACCTCTGCATGGCAAGCAGTATGGCATGGGCGGTGTGTTTTTTGACAAGTTGATGAATATATGTGACGGGAAAATACTGACTTTGGAAAAGGAGGCTCTGCTTCGATTTCCCATAAGATGTTCGTGTGCGGTTTCGGGGGGGGATACATCCTTAAATATTCCGGACACTTTTCAGGTGAATGAGTCGGAAATAGCTTTCCATGGTTTCTCGAAGAAAAAAAATATGGATAGACCTTTAGTGATACTTGCGGATAATGACAAGGGATTCAAGGATTATCTTGAGAAACGTTTATCGGAATGTTTTGTAGTGAGGAGCTTTGATGACGGTCAGGAAGCATTGGAGGTAATATGTGAAGAGTATCCGGATTTGGTGATTTGTGATATCATGTTGAAAGGTATGAGCGGTGAGGAACTTTCTTCTAAACTGAAGACGTCGAGGGACACCTCCTTTATTCCGGTGATATTGATGGGGGCGCACATTGATGTGAAACGGCGGGAAAAGCGTTGTTCTTCTCAGGCTGATCTCTTTGTATGTAAGCCCTTTAATCTGGAGGACCTTAAAGTGGAAATATCCATATTGATAAATAATAGCCGTTTTCTTCGGAAGACATTTCTTCAGAAAGTTTTTGGAGAAGATTTTTTAACGAAACCTATGGAGCGGGCTCAGCAGGATGCCAATCTGGCATTTTTGAATGAAGTGAAGCTTTACATTATGGAGAATATGGATAAAGAGGATTTGACAGTAGATGATATTGCCTCCAGGATGTGCATGAGCCGGACAACCTTTTATAATAAGTGGAAGTTGTTGACGGGAGAAGCACCCAAATATTTGATTTCGAGAATCAGGATGGAGAAGGCACGGGAACTTTTGGAAAGCGGAAAATTTTCTGTGACTATGGTTGCTGAAATGGTGGGTATGCGAAATCTGAAAAACTTCAGAGGCAGGTATAAGGAGTATTTTGGAAAAACACCGAAGGAGTTTATGAAAAAAGTATGA
- a CDS encoding DUF6577 family protein, giving the protein MSIDEKYSIKQSILNYARTYGRIEVPQLVSVLGIKTNTARQYLCTLTKENKIARTGNGEYMLTDKQVFSFAPTETLRKLYVGLKEKLPFTDFCIYDGSIFTTLQHHVSVNHAIYVETNRDAVDSVFSLLKDSDMPVYKQPTAKFMYDYVNMHEPCIIVKIFVTESPVNKVDGMVTPTIEKLLVDIQKDEDFDYMQGTEITYMYQTAFDLYTVNTPKMLRYAKRRGAYDSTYSLIEQSQKYDK; this is encoded by the coding sequence ATGAGTATTGACGAGAAATATAGTATTAAACAGAGCATATTGAATTATGCTCGTACTTACGGACGGATTGAAGTGCCTCAATTAGTATCAGTATTGGGGATAAAGACCAATACCGCCCGCCAGTATCTCTGTACCTTAACCAAAGAGAACAAGATAGCCCGTACAGGAAATGGTGAATACATGCTTACAGATAAACAGGTGTTCTCATTTGCTCCAACAGAAACACTGAGAAAACTATATGTCGGATTGAAAGAGAAATTGCCATTCACCGATTTCTGCATCTACGATGGCAGCATCTTCACCACACTACAACATCACGTCTCTGTGAACCATGCTATTTATGTCGAGACCAACCGGGATGCTGTAGATTCTGTTTTTTCTCTGTTGAAGGATTCAGACATGCCCGTTTATAAGCAACCGACAGCAAAGTTCATGTACGACTACGTAAACATGCATGAACCATGCATCATTGTAAAGATATTTGTCACTGAATCTCCAGTAAATAAGGTTGATGGGATGGTTACTCCTACCATCGAAAAGCTACTCGTAGATATACAGAAAGACGAAGACTTTGATTATATGCAGGGCACGGAAATCACTTATATGTATCAGACCGCCTTTGATTTGTACACAGTCAATACTCCCAAAATGCTCCGATATGCAAAACGTAGAGGAGCATACGATAGTACTTATTCATTAATAGAACAATCACAAAAATATGATAAATAA
- a CDS encoding single-stranded DNA-binding protein has product MKKMENSFVVSGFVGKDASIHQFSTASVARFPLAISRTEKSGEETTRTSAFINVETWRKNENTTSFDRLVKGALLTVEGYFKPEEWQDADGVKRNRVAFVATRFYEAVEKEETPAAQEKNSKKGK; this is encoded by the coding sequence ATGAAGAAAATGGAAAATTCTTTCGTAGTTTCTGGTTTTGTAGGTAAGGATGCAAGCATCCATCAGTTCTCAACCGCAAGCGTTGCACGTTTCCCTTTGGCAATCAGCCGCACTGAGAAATCAGGCGAGGAAACAACCCGCACTTCCGCTTTCATAAACGTCGAGACATGGCGCAAGAATGAGAATACTACATCCTTTGACCGCCTTGTCAAAGGAGCACTCCTCACGGTTGAAGGCTATTTCAAGCCGGAGGAGTGGCAGGATGCCGACGGTGTCAAGCGCAACAGAGTGGCATTTGTAGCCACCAGGTTCTATGAAGCTGTTGAAAAGGAGGAAACTCCAGCAGCTCAGGAGAAGAACTCCAAGAAGGGCAAGTAA
- a CDS encoding type I restriction-modification system subunit M, producing MAEKVKQYRLPDDPITLDELKSFLWAAATHLRGQIDAAGYKEYIFPLLFFKRISDVYDEQFEGFVCEGGVEYAGMQVEDLPIRIPDGAHWRDVREVTENVGNKLVEAFIAIEQANPAKEMDGRKIGGLEGIFGPKDGWTNKAKMPDNIITSLIEDFSKYTLSLKACPADEMGQAYEYLVGKFADDAGNTAQEFYTNRTVVQLMAEILQPQPNESIYDPTCGSGGMLVKCLDYLRNKGAEWQSVQVFGQEVNGLTSSIARMNLYLNGVEDFSIACADTLEHPAFLDGSHLRKFDIVLANPPYSIKEWNREKFMNDKWGRNFLGTPPQGRADYAFFQHIIASMDRNTGRCAILFPHGVLFRDEEYELRKKLVEIDIVDCVIGLGPNLFFNASMEACIIICKNRKEDSHKGKVIFIDAKGEVSRKNAESYLENTHIQKIISAYENFEDIEYFAKVADINDIDNNKSLLSIQSYVKQKGTNEIYILDESLPKWIEASRSMHIEVANLLSMLKYE from the coding sequence ATGGCAGAAAAAGTAAAACAATATCGTCTTCCTGATGACCCTATTACGCTCGATGAACTTAAAAGTTTCCTTTGGGCGGCTGCCACTCATTTGCGTGGTCAGATTGATGCTGCAGGATATAAAGAGTATATTTTCCCTTTGCTTTTTTTCAAACGCATTTCCGATGTTTATGATGAACAGTTTGAAGGATTTGTGTGTGAAGGAGGAGTTGAGTATGCAGGTATGCAAGTAGAAGATCTCCCCATCCGTATTCCTGATGGTGCGCACTGGAGAGATGTTCGTGAGGTGACGGAAAATGTTGGTAATAAATTAGTCGAAGCATTTATTGCCATTGAGCAAGCCAATCCTGCTAAGGAAATGGATGGTAGAAAAATCGGAGGATTAGAAGGTATTTTCGGACCTAAGGATGGCTGGACCAATAAGGCGAAGATGCCTGATAATATCATTACTTCGTTGATTGAGGATTTTTCTAAATATACGTTGAGCCTAAAGGCTTGTCCTGCCGATGAGATGGGGCAGGCATACGAATACCTTGTTGGAAAGTTTGCCGATGATGCCGGAAATACTGCTCAGGAGTTCTATACGAATAGAACAGTCGTTCAACTTATGGCTGAGATACTGCAGCCACAACCGAATGAAAGCATTTATGACCCAACTTGTGGTTCCGGGGGTATGTTGGTTAAATGTTTAGACTATCTTCGCAACAAAGGTGCAGAGTGGCAGAGTGTACAGGTGTTCGGACAAGAGGTGAATGGCTTGACTTCTTCTATTGCACGAATGAATCTTTATTTGAATGGAGTTGAAGATTTTTCGATTGCATGTGCAGATACGTTGGAGCATCCTGCATTCTTGGATGGCAGCCATCTTCGTAAGTTCGACATTGTTCTGGCAAATCCTCCTTATTCAATCAAAGAATGGAATCGTGAAAAATTCATGAATGATAAGTGGGGACGTAATTTCTTGGGAACGCCTCCGCAAGGAAGAGCTGATTATGCATTTTTTCAACATATTATTGCTTCGATGGATAGAAATACTGGTAGGTGTGCTATATTGTTTCCCCATGGTGTACTATTTCGTGATGAAGAATATGAGTTGCGCAAAAAATTAGTTGAAATAGATATTGTAGATTGCGTAATTGGACTTGGTCCTAATCTATTTTTTAATGCTTCTATGGAGGCTTGTATTATTATCTGCAAAAATAGAAAAGAAGATAGTCATAAAGGTAAAGTTATTTTTATTGACGCAAAAGGAGAGGTATCAAGAAAGAATGCTGAAAGTTATTTAGAAAATACTCACATCCAGAAAATTATTTCTGCTTATGAAAATTTTGAAGATATAGAATATTTTGCAAAAGTTGCTGATATAAATGATATAGATAATAATAAGAGTTTGCTTAGTATACAAAGTTATGTCAAGCAAAAAGGAACAAATGAAATATACATTTTGGATGAATCACTCCCAAAATGGATTGAGGCTTCAAGATCAATGCATATCGAAGTTGCTAATCTTTTAAGTATGCTAAAATATGAGTAG
- a CDS encoding ATP-binding protein, translating into MKFVDRIDEAARLKDALAREKSSLVVMYGRRRLGKSTLIKRVLSENDVYFLADRSEGQHQRALLAKVIAQVFPDFEKLSYPDWESMFRAVNYRTDKRFTLCLDEFPYLVEQSPELPSVLQKLVDEKQLKYNLVLCGSSQNMMYGLFLDSTAPLYGRADEIMRLTPIRLPYIQEALNLNAMNAIEEYAIWGGVPRYWELRENRISLDDAMWHNILSVNGTLYEEPVKLFQDDVKDIVKTSTIMSYIGTGANRLSEIAARCNEPATNLSRPLKKLVDLGFLEKDVPFGIDEKNAKKSLYKIADPFMAFYYQFVVPNRSFIELGRRLPIEQALTAHFSEYVSMQWEKLCRDAVTGNLVNGVVYGKAKRWWGSVLNEDKKPEQVEFDVMAESLDKKYLLVGECKWTTGENGKQLTAELLRKANLLPFAKNYTIVPVLFLKNAPKDDAGNAMLSENVVELMK; encoded by the coding sequence ATGAAATTTGTTGATAGAATAGATGAAGCAGCACGACTGAAGGATGCTCTTGCAAGAGAGAAATCCTCGTTAGTTGTGATGTATGGTCGCAGACGATTGGGTAAATCAACGCTTATTAAAAGGGTGTTGTCAGAAAATGATGTATACTTCCTTGCAGACCGTTCGGAAGGTCAACATCAGAGGGCATTACTTGCAAAAGTGATAGCACAGGTGTTTCCTGATTTTGAGAAGTTGTCGTATCCCGATTGGGAGTCGATGTTTCGTGCGGTTAATTATCGAACAGACAAACGTTTTACTTTGTGTTTGGACGAATTTCCGTATCTTGTGGAGCAATCTCCTGAACTGCCGTCTGTATTGCAGAAACTTGTTGATGAGAAACAGTTGAAGTATAATCTGGTGCTTTGTGGTTCATCACAAAATATGATGTATGGGTTGTTTCTTGATTCTACTGCGCCTCTTTATGGTCGTGCTGATGAGATAATGAGACTTACCCCTATACGTTTACCCTATATTCAGGAGGCATTGAACCTTAATGCGATGAACGCTATTGAAGAGTATGCTATATGGGGCGGTGTGCCGCGCTATTGGGAACTGAGGGAAAACAGAATTTCGCTTGATGATGCCATGTGGCATAATATCCTTTCTGTAAATGGGACTCTTTATGAGGAGCCGGTAAAACTGTTTCAGGATGATGTTAAGGATATAGTCAAGACTTCGACAATAATGTCTTATATCGGTACTGGTGCAAACCGTCTTTCCGAAATTGCTGCACGATGCAATGAACCTGCAACTAATCTGTCGCGTCCATTGAAGAAACTTGTTGATCTCGGTTTTTTGGAAAAAGATGTTCCGTTCGGGATTGATGAAAAGAATGCGAAAAAGAGCCTCTACAAGATTGCCGATCCGTTTATGGCATTCTACTATCAGTTTGTTGTCCCTAATCGTTCGTTCATTGAACTTGGTCGTCGCTTACCCATAGAACAGGCTTTGACTGCTCATTTCTCTGAGTATGTGAGTATGCAATGGGAAAAACTGTGTCGGGATGCCGTAACAGGAAATCTTGTTAATGGAGTAGTTTATGGCAAAGCAAAACGCTGGTGGGGCTCTGTTCTCAATGAGGATAAGAAGCCGGAACAAGTTGAATTTGACGTGATGGCTGAATCGCTCGATAAAAAGTATCTGTTGGTCGGAGAATGTAAATGGACAACAGGGGAGAATGGCAAACAGCTAACTGCTGAGCTTCTCCGCAAAGCTAATCTGTTGCCGTTTGCTAAGAACTACACTATCGTTCCTGTACTGTTCCTTAAGAACGCTCCGAAAGATGATGCTGGGAATGCAATGTTGTCGGAAAATGTTGTAGAGTTAATGAAGTAA
- a CDS encoding type I restriction-modification system subunit M: MAKKTINKELTGAQDLYNFLFEACNIIRGPVSQDNFKDYITPLLYYKRISDVYDEETEEALISSGGDKEYASLPEQHRFVIPDGCHWQEVRERTENLGAAIVGAMRQIEIANPDTLYGVLSMFSSQKWTNKAILNDSKIRDLIEHLSKRKLGNKDYPADLMGDAYEILLKKFADDSKAQAGEFYTPRSVVRLLVHILDPQPGETVYDPACGSGGMLIEAIRYMHDDSLCCGSIFGQEKNVVNAAIAKMNLFLHGASDFNVMQGDTLRDPKILQGGNIAKFDCVIANPPFSLENWGATEWSSDKYKRNIYGTPSDSCGDYAWIQHMICSMSSGKGRMAVVMPQGILFRGNQEAEIRKQLVESDLIEAVVTLGDKLFYGTGLSPCFLIIRRMKQAHHSGRILMIDGSKILTQKRAQNILEENDIDRLYSLYQNYSDEEDYSRIVTLQEIRDKEYNLSPNRYVVYHKEEIRPYAEVLAEFKQAYADVKRLENEFSLLINA; encoded by the coding sequence ATGGCAAAAAAAACAATAAATAAAGAGCTTACAGGTGCACAGGACTTATACAATTTCTTGTTTGAGGCCTGTAATATAATACGCGGTCCTGTAAGCCAAGATAATTTTAAGGATTATATCACGCCTTTACTTTATTACAAGCGGATATCTGATGTTTATGATGAAGAAACAGAAGAAGCTTTAATATCAAGTGGTGGTGATAAGGAGTATGCATCTCTGCCAGAACAACATCGTTTTGTTATTCCTGATGGTTGTCATTGGCAAGAAGTCCGAGAGCGTACAGAAAATCTTGGAGCTGCCATAGTCGGTGCTATGAGGCAGATAGAGATAGCAAACCCAGATACATTGTATGGGGTGCTATCTATGTTTTCATCTCAGAAATGGACTAACAAAGCAATACTCAATGATAGCAAGATTCGTGACCTGATAGAACATCTATCAAAACGAAAACTTGGTAATAAGGATTACCCTGCGGACTTAATGGGTGATGCTTATGAAATATTATTGAAGAAGTTTGCCGATGATAGTAAGGCTCAAGCTGGAGAGTTTTATACTCCTCGTTCTGTTGTGAGATTATTAGTGCATATTCTCGATCCGCAACCGGGGGAAACTGTATATGATCCTGCTTGTGGTAGTGGAGGAATGCTTATCGAAGCTATACGATATATGCACGATGATTCTCTTTGCTGCGGAAGTATATTCGGACAGGAAAAGAATGTCGTGAATGCGGCCATTGCTAAAATGAATCTATTCCTGCATGGTGCATCTGATTTTAATGTAATGCAAGGCGACACATTGAGAGACCCAAAAATTCTTCAAGGTGGTAATATCGCCAAATTCGATTGTGTTATAGCAAACCCCCCATTTTCTCTTGAAAATTGGGGAGCAACGGAATGGAGTTCAGATAAATATAAGCGCAATATCTATGGCACACCGAGTGATAGTTGTGGTGACTATGCGTGGATTCAGCATATGATATGTTCTATGTCTTCCGGCAAGGGGCGTATGGCTGTTGTAATGCCGCAAGGTATTCTGTTTCGTGGAAATCAAGAAGCAGAAATAAGGAAACAATTAGTCGAAAGTGATTTGATAGAAGCCGTTGTTACATTAGGAGATAAATTGTTTTATGGAACTGGACTTTCACCGTGCTTTTTGATAATACGAAGAATGAAACAGGCTCATCATTCCGGACGGATTTTGATGATAGATGGTTCCAAAATTCTAACTCAAAAGAGAGCGCAGAATATTTTAGAAGAGAATGATATAGATAGGTTATATTCACTTTATCAAAATTACTCCGATGAAGAGGACTATTCTCGAATCGTTACATTGCAGGAGATAAGAGATAAAGAGTATAATCTTTCGCCCAATCGCTATGTGGTTTACCACAAGGAGGAAATTCGTCCTTATGCGGAAGTGTTGGCTGAGTTCAAACAAGCATACGCAGATGTGAAGCGATTGGAGAACGAATTTTCATTACTCATTAACGCATAA
- a CDS encoding MFS transporter yields MKQELKENGGLPAHILWTLAIVAGVSVANLYYNQPLLNIMRHELEVSEFKTNLIAMITQIGYALGLLFIVPLGDLYRRKNIILTNFFLLIFSLLAIAMAPNIYIIWAASLITGICSMIPQIFVPIASQFSRPENKGRNVGVVISGLLTGILASRVVSGFVGEVLGWREMYFIAAGMMLLCAIVVLKVLPDIQPTFQGKYSGLMKSLFSLVREYPSLRIYSIRAGLAFGSFLAMWSCLAFKMGEAPFHASSDVIGILGLCGIAGALTASFVGKYVKKVGIRNFNFIGCGMILLAWASLFFCGNNYAGIITGVILIDIGMQCIQLSNQTSIFDIYPSASNRVNTIFMTTYFIGGSLGTFLAGSSWQTWGWSGVVGTGVILTIISLSITLYSKK; encoded by the coding sequence ATGAAACAAGAACTGAAAGAAAACGGAGGATTACCGGCACATATACTCTGGACACTTGCTATCGTAGCTGGCGTGTCCGTAGCCAACTTGTATTACAATCAACCCCTGCTTAATATCATGCGGCATGAATTGGAAGTTTCTGAATTCAAAACGAACCTCATTGCCATGATTACACAAATCGGATATGCGCTGGGATTATTGTTCATCGTCCCATTAGGAGACCTCTATCGACGCAAGAATATCATCCTAACGAATTTCTTCCTACTCATATTTTCCCTTCTAGCCATTGCCATGGCACCGAACATCTACATCATCTGGGCAGCATCACTCATTACCGGCATCTGCTCCATGATACCCCAAATATTTGTACCGATTGCCTCGCAATTCTCACGCCCCGAAAACAAGGGACGGAATGTAGGTGTCGTCATCTCAGGATTACTGACTGGAATACTTGCATCACGTGTTGTCAGCGGATTTGTGGGTGAAGTGCTTGGCTGGCGTGAAATGTACTTCATCGCCGCTGGAATGATGTTACTATGCGCTATCGTTGTATTAAAGGTACTACCGGACATACAACCGACTTTCCAAGGCAAATATTCCGGGCTGATGAAGTCTCTTTTCTCATTAGTAAGAGAATACCCCTCTCTACGAATCTACTCGATACGTGCAGGACTGGCCTTTGGCTCATTCCTTGCCATGTGGTCCTGCCTTGCATTCAAAATGGGAGAAGCCCCGTTCCATGCATCCAGCGATGTCATCGGCATACTAGGGCTCTGCGGCATTGCCGGAGCCTTAACCGCATCTTTTGTAGGAAAATATGTAAAAAAGGTAGGCATACGCAATTTCAACTTTATCGGTTGCGGAATGATTCTGCTTGCATGGGCCTCGCTCTTTTTCTGCGGAAACAACTATGCAGGTATCATTACCGGTGTCATTCTTATAGACATAGGCATGCAATGTATCCAACTCAGCAACCAGACCAGTATTTTCGACATCTACCCGTCTGCCTCCAATCGGGTAAATACGATTTTCATGACCACTTACTTCATCGGCGGCTCTTTGGGTACCTTCCTTGCAGGAAGCAGTTGGCAGACTTGGGGATGGAGTGGCGTGGTCGGCACCGGCGTTATTTTAACAATAATATCGTTGTCCATCACCCTTTACAGCAAGAAATAA
- a CDS encoding nucleotidyl transferase AbiEii/AbiGii toxin family protein, producing the protein MINKECFTARWIEEKSKELNYPDKNIIEKVIHAFSLLDMLAASGCPFHFKGGSSLMLLLKEQRHRLSIDIDIICPPGTEIEEYLQSYKDYGFIDYKPIERIQRGTDIPKSHSKFFYQVAFLDGIDRKETILLDVLNEDCHYNEVVTLPVESRFIKTEGELNYVKVPSIGDILGDKLTAYAPNTTGIPYIKNGKDASMEIIKQLYDIARLFEKTEVLETTTKSFVQIAEVELSYRHLPNNPKLIFDDIRQTSLCLATRGSEGNGQFDALQRGIQRIKSFMFNGGYFIDDAIRDAARAAYIATMIETGNTIIEKYDGNPATIGSLDIAPTLPSRLNKLKRTSPEAYYYWAKTSHLLQQL; encoded by the coding sequence ATGATAAATAAAGAATGCTTTACAGCAAGATGGATTGAAGAAAAATCCAAGGAGCTAAACTATCCGGACAAAAATATCATTGAAAAGGTCATCCATGCCTTTTCATTGCTGGACATGTTGGCGGCTTCAGGTTGCCCATTTCATTTCAAAGGTGGAAGCAGTCTGATGCTTCTTTTAAAAGAACAAAGACACAGGCTGTCTATAGATATTGATATAATATGTCCTCCAGGTACTGAAATAGAAGAGTATCTGCAATCATACAAAGACTATGGCTTTATTGACTATAAGCCGATAGAAAGAATTCAGCGTGGAACAGACATACCAAAATCGCATTCCAAATTCTTTTATCAAGTGGCTTTCCTTGATGGCATAGACCGAAAAGAAACCATCCTGCTGGACGTTCTAAATGAAGACTGTCACTACAACGAAGTCGTGACTTTACCTGTAGAAAGCCGTTTTATAAAGACAGAAGGTGAACTGAATTATGTAAAAGTACCATCCATTGGAGATATTCTCGGAGACAAGCTTACGGCGTATGCACCCAATACAACAGGTATTCCATATATCAAAAATGGTAAGGATGCCAGCATGGAGATCATCAAACAGCTATATGATATAGCCAGACTGTTCGAGAAGACAGAGGTCCTTGAAACAACGACAAAATCGTTTGTACAAATTGCAGAAGTTGAACTCTCATACAGGCATTTGCCAAACAATCCAAAACTCATTTTCGATGATATCAGACAGACTTCGCTGTGTCTGGCAACAAGGGGAAGTGAAGGAAACGGACAATTTGATGCACTACAACGTGGTATACAAAGGATCAAATCCTTCATGTTCAATGGCGGTTATTTCATTGACGATGCGATTAGAGACGCAGCACGCGCAGCCTATATCGCCACAATGATAGAGACGGGCAACACAATAATAGAAAAATACGACGGTAATCCTGCCACCATAGGCTCCCTGGATATAGCACCCACACTTCCTTCGCGACTGAATAAGCTGAAAAGGACTTCTCCTGAAGCCTATTACTATTGGGCAAAGACCAGCCATCTATTACAACAGTTGTAA
- a CDS encoding ParA family protein gives MAQKIITFANHKGGVSKTTSTASIGACMAMKGKKVLLIDLDGQANLTLYFIPNEDEIETSIFDSLVNGVPLPVKHIRENLDLVPSSLEMASAEIALTNLLAREQLLSRLLEPLRKDYDYILIDCPPSLGIVTTNAFIAADEIIVPMTPELLPLKGMRMLDAFVTTLQRVKPSLRLGGVFIARFNHRKLNKVVEQAVKERYESITMNTRIRENIALAESAGSGKSIFEYDLNSNGAKDYLALTEEILSRNQ, from the coding sequence ATGGCACAGAAAATCATCACTTTCGCCAACCATAAAGGTGGCGTATCAAAGACAACTTCAACCGCCTCTATCGGGGCTTGTATGGCAATGAAAGGCAAGAAAGTCCTGCTTATAGACCTTGACGGACAGGCAAACCTGACACTGTATTTCATACCTAATGAGGATGAAATTGAGACGAGCATTTTTGATTCATTGGTAAACGGTGTTCCTTTGCCTGTAAAACATATCCGGGAGAATCTTGACCTTGTCCCTTCTTCCCTTGAAATGGCAAGTGCGGAAATAGCTCTGACCAATCTGTTGGCAAGAGAGCAACTGCTCAGCCGTCTGCTTGAACCGCTCAGGAAAGACTATGACTATATCCTGATTGACTGTCCGCCTTCTCTTGGTATTGTCACTACCAATGCCTTTATCGCGGCTGATGAGATCATCGTACCGATGACACCGGAGCTGCTTCCTTTGAAAGGCATGAGGATGCTTGACGCATTTGTCACCACCTTGCAACGTGTCAAACCGTCGCTTCGCCTGGGAGGTGTGTTCATCGCCAGATTCAATCATCGTAAACTGAACAAGGTAGTGGAACAGGCTGTAAAGGAGCGTTACGAAAGTATCACCATGAATACCCGCATCCGTGAGAATATCGCCTTGGCTGAATCAGCCGGTAGTGGCAAAAGTATATTCGAGTATGATTTAAATTCCAACGGTGCAAAGGATTATCTTGCACTTACGGAGGAAATTCTTTCACGTAACCAATAA
- a CDS encoding helix-turn-helix domain-containing protein gives MAKNTMGTKLPRKLEQKMSVVGEQIKLARLRRNLSVAQVAERATCSPLTVSRIEKGVPTVAIGIYLRVLYALQLDDDILWLAKEDKLGKTLQDLSLKTRKRASKKR, from the coding sequence ATGGCAAAGAATACAATGGGGACTAAGTTGCCCCGAAAATTAGAACAAAAGATGTCCGTTGTGGGAGAACAGATTAAACTGGCTCGCTTGCGCAGGAATCTGAGTGTAGCTCAAGTGGCGGAACGTGCCACCTGTTCTCCGTTGACCGTGTCCCGAATAGAGAAAGGTGTGCCGACAGTGGCAATCGGAATATATTTGCGCGTGTTGTATGCTTTACAGCTTGACGATGATATTCTGTGGTTGGCCAAAGAAGACAAACTAGGGAAAACATTACAGGATTTGAGTTTGAAGACAAGGAAAAGAGCTTCGAAAAAGAGATAA